The genomic interval AAGATCTGACTACTAGTATGTTGTTTGCCTCCAACATAAGTCTGTAATAATTACCTGAAGAACTCTGGAGTCGTGGGTACTCCCCGGCCATCTTGCAACGACATTGATTATCTGGAATTTTGTATTGCAAGCTAATTGGACATTGATGGAAGACCTGCCCTTCCTATTGGTGTAAACGTATTCGTCGGGGCCTAATGGGCAGCCATGAAGGCACACATGGGTACCATCAACAGCCCCTACCACTCTCGGAAATCTTGCAATTCTATAAAAATCCTGAATGTTGGCAGCTATTTCTTCATCGGTCCTTGGGAACTTGATGAACTGTCAACACATACaggataaagaaaacaaaaagaatatttaacattattttgtggaattaaagataaatctcttttattgcactgttatgctgagaaaaaattattacacttgtatatacttttgttattggaatgtagaaataaataaatcaaattaaatcaacatttcccTTACGTGTTTATGAGAGTAGAAAGAAAGGGATGAATGATGTTGTATGAGCAGTGAAAATACAGCTTGAAAAGTCTGTGAGTTCAGAGGCAATGAGAAGAGAAGTAGCAACAACCCCAAAAATGTTTTCTAAAAGGATTTTCCTCAAGCAAGATAAAAGGGAGCAACAATTTGAGGCAATGTTTACAACAAAGTTGGCAATCAAACTTAATGTTTGTATGTATTAAATTTGGGATGCCTTTGAAATTATATGCCTTATATCCAAACAGGTACCATGAGCataaaaattatggaaaattggtGTCTGAATCCCATCATACCAAGTACACCAATTTAATTTCTTGAAGGTAATGAGATTACATTTGGTAAAAGACAGTATTTCATAGCTTttggaatttaattttttttttttttgggtggggggggggggcggctgaCAATAAAAAGGTCGCAATAAAATTTTCAtcttatatttttgaaaaatgttattGATAAAGTGGGGTGTAAATGCTCTCACCTGAATCATCAAAGGTTATAATTATAATCACATGACTACTGCATATACACTGGCATTAATATAGGCCTTGATTATGATTGAGGCAGAGATGTTTGTTCAAAAACAGGTATAAAGCTcacaaattcattttcatttaatttataattattttatcattaattactatcattattattattaccattaatgttattataattatctttattatatattatttaacCAGGCCCATTCTTATCATAAAGATGGCCGAATTATACTACAAATATTAATGTAATTATTTTCGTATAGCATAACAGTATATAGATAAAGGTTACTAATTAGTAATAGGAGAAGGTAGTGCACGATGAGGGGTTTAGGGCTATCTCTGATAGTGCATGTTCCTGTTTTATTACTATAGTCAGGGGCAgcggaacagttttcaaagtggggggagggggctgaccatgcccaaaaaatcacaattgtatggtcatttttgcgtttttgaacatggttttggaaaaaagtgggggctgaagcccccaagcccccccccccccccggttctgTGGCCCCTGATTGTTTCATGCTTTGGTGAATTACCTAAAATCAAAATCGTTTTAGgctatattttgaaaataaatcaattttcattttctttttatggtAGATAAAGAAATGTGCCAAGAGATTGGTTAGATACTATAAGTATTCTAGGCATGCATGAAACTAGcatgattttaaaatattttaattgaagTAAAATTCCTAATAATTTAATTTAGATTTTAGTTGGAACacttaaattgatttgaagagacCATAGTATATCGACTTCATTGTATTTTTAGTATCAGGGCGAGCACGATCGATAAGCTAGCTCCTATCTTCAACAATTGTAAACAAACGCCAATTGAAAATTGGATGTCGACTCGAAATTTTCAACCTCACTTCTTCAAAAAGGGTTGGCTTTAGAAGTTATAAATCatagaattacaaaaaaaaagagaatcatTTAATGGTGAGTATATCATGTCAAACATCTGCATTCATATTTGGTTTACGGTAATAAATAATACTCCCAGTTGTTCCGAATAATTAGATTGATAAATCACTAGCAGAACTTCAGAAGCGCTCACCAGGCATGCTCACCGCATCCTGCGGTACAGCCCCGGCCGAGCCCGCCCGCTCGCTCTGCCCCGTCGGGCCGGCTGGATTACGGCTATCGGTAGGGATAGGGGTCTAAGTAATATCCATTTACGTTCTTTAAAAGTTTCGTGCATTAAAAGCCATTAGCATCTTCTCTAACTAGACTCTATTGAGTCTTGATCTATGACATGTAAATATAGAATTCCCtcatttatttctgcatttCAGTTGACAAACTCTGAAACATACAATTTTAAACTAGAAATAGAATTAGAAATCTAAGTTTTTatagtgatgatcatgatgatgaaaatagaaaagttaAGAATAATTACCTGGCTCTTGTGTTCACACAAGGCTTGAGAGACCCTGTGGATTATTCTGGACACAGTGCTTCGGTGAATGCGATGGATGTTGGCATCACTTTCTAATACCGATCCGGTCGCGAAGAAATTGAGGCTGATCAAAACTTGGAGTGTCGGGTGGATTGCCTGGTTGCGTTCGGTGGGTGGTGCGATTTGATTGGTAAGAAGATTGATTATGAAGAATATTGCCTCGCGACCGAATCGGTACCTCTTCAGCAACTGTGTCTCGGTGAGAGAGTCGAGGGGTTGCTCCCTGTCTCTTAATACACGGCCAGGATGTGGCTGAACTTCCTCAGCTTCTGCTGCAGCTGCTACTACTAGTATGGCTGCCATATTGTTGCTATGGATTTACTGCAACTTGCGTATGATCACTGATCAAACGcaaagttgcgtttgatcaagGAGAGTTGCGCTTGATAGTTGCGTTAGAAATCAAACGCATCTCTTTTCTGCAACAGAGTTGCGATCTAACGCAAAGTTGCGTAAGATTCAGGGGACTTGCGTTTGATTTTtggagttgcgtttaaacgcaactctttctgcaacgggccccaggataCGCGTCTGCATGTTGGCTGCATTATTACTTGAAATGCAATGCGtgtaaagccagggtaattatcgCTTCGAGCATCGAGCGCGATATAAATATTGTAGGATGATTATTACAATAATTGGGCatcattatttgtttctttAGTCGGCTTACCTGTAATTGTTAGACAATATCTTGCCGGTTTCGAGACAGGATGTAATTATAGAATTTCTCGTTATTATGATTACAGATTAGCTTTCGTGGGTGTAGCCCATACAGGAATAAGAGTATAATAGAAACAGCCGCATATTGAGCTAACACGTTTGAGGGGGTATATCGAACATGTAAGTATTGTAACATTTCTGCAAGGTCACGAGAAAGCTATAATGTAGGCtaatattaaaatttgacaaaatatttggaaaataatttcacattCCCCCTTATCGTCGTTTTTTGTTGTTAAATATTTTCtcctaattttcatttgttttgtttggttgtggaccaccccccccccccatttatacGTAAATGCGTAGAAGAAATAAATAGTTACATCATACAAAAAACAAGATCTGAATTAAATTCTTGTGAGAGTGAGCGAGAGAGGGATCCGCTGGTTAAAGGAGATAATCGCGATTATTAAAAAAGGTGCAACGCGATTTTAACCCGGATTTTAAATCCTTCTTGGAGAGTGGATGTAAAGGTATAAAAGGAGAGAAAACGGATTATGAAGCACAGACAACAAATTCATATTGGAGCTTGTTATAACCTGAGCAGTCTACAATGGGAGCGTGGGTTCTCCTAAGGTTTGAGGGCCTGTGCCCGATATTCgtcgcatttttttttgtaacttcTGCATTTCCAATGCACTCGGTGATGAATGATTCCATATGTCTGCAGACATGTGACTGTGTGAAAAGGAAGATGGACACAGTCTTCTGTGGTGGTCTGTATCTTTCGGCTATACCCGCCGTCGATCGTTTTCCACCGATGGTAGagactctctttctctctcaaaaCTTGCTCACCATCATCGAAAATGACGCCTTTTATCTGCTGACGCGTCTTACTTTTCTGCGACTAGGTGACAATTTCATATCAACCATAGAGCCTCGAGCATTTTCTGGACTTGTTCATCTTTTATTGCTCCAGTTAACCGGAAATTCATTAGTTGATCTTTTTGCATTACCATCCGTTCCGTCTCTCAGAATTGACTTTAATTTCATTCAACATGCCAATGGTTATCATCAACCGATTTCGGCCGAGTTCAACAGCTCAAGTGATTTTCGAATCATCTCAttgtcaaataattttttattcggTCTATCGAACTTGACTCTGCCAGTGAGCATTATTTTAGCCAGTGAATCCAATCTCCAAATTTTCGATATTCATGAAATCAAGTTTCCTCATCTCGTCAATTCTATCGATGTTCGCAGAAACAATATCAGATTGCTTCCTGATCTTACAAACTTATCTCGCCTCAAGGTTCTTTGCTTACTAGAAAACCCAATCCACGTGATACAGTCTTTGCAGTGGCCCAATAGCATAAGGACACTACAAATACATTCAGATCGGGCAAACTGGACAATTCCCTTCGATAATACTTCCAGTCAAATAACCCAACTGACTCTCAGTGGTGCAGGAATTAGTTCTGTAAATTATGTACTTTGCTGGGACGTGAATTTCTTCGAGATTTTAGATATTACGAAGTCATCGGTTGGCGATGTTATCGATTTTCCCCAAGTTCCAAACCTAGATGAACTCCGCATCACACATTCAAAATTAAGAGACATCCTTATACTTACCCCTTGTTTATTTCCAACGCTTAAGGTTGTAGACTTTCGGTTCAATCAGATCACCAAATTTACCATCCTCAACGGGATGAATGATCGGTGCGTGATTGCTAGCGCACCTATAAGCATGATAAGGAAGCTGAATCTTGAAAACAATCAGATAAATGATACAGACTTTTTGAAAAACCTTACAACTCTCTTTGAATTGCACCTATCCTATAATAACATTTGGACCGTCGATTGGACctctttgaataaaaatacgGAACTGTATATATTTCGAATATCTGGTAACTATATTTACAGTATTCATAACTTAATCAAGTTGGATAAACTTGATATTCTAGACCTTTCTCAAAATAGAATAATGCTTATCGAGCCGGGTACATTTGATGGTTGCTCAAAGTTGAATACACTCAAACTGGGTCACAATAAACTCACCGAGTTTCCCGAATTAACCCAATTTTCGAAACcctcatactctctagatttgcgATATAATGATATTGAAAGGGTTACGCTGGTAGGCGTAGATTTGGATGTGACCTTGTCCATTGATATGGGCTGGAATAAAATTAGATATTTCGAGGGATCAGCTCGTGAGGGCCGGGCCCGTCGAATTTTTTTACGGAACAATCAGTTAGAGTCTCTTAAGGAGGTGAATGTGAGCTTGATTGAAACTATATATATTCTGGACCTTGGTCACAATCTTCTAACAAACCTGAATCACCCAGACTTTATCGCAAAGAAGTTTATTAAGTATTCTGTGGATCACAATCGATTGTATCACATACCACTACCCGCGAgaacaaatgtattcaattgTTCACATAACAGCATCAATCATCTGCATGATGACAGGAACTGCGCAACTGGTGACGTAGATTGCAAGACGGTGTGTGAGTTGACGACACTGGACGCTGGGTGGAACAAGATAACCACCCTCCAAGGAAATGCCTTTCGAAATTGCAGTAGATTAAACAAGGTTTTTCTACAAGGAAACCCCTTACAGTCGGTCTCCTCAGATTTTCTAGGAAGTCTCCATTCATTTTCACTGTCACATTCGTTGCTAAGAAGTGCcgatattgaaattgaaaggtATGACCTTGTAACCGGGACTATCGAAATTAACAATGTGACGCTGTTCCGGCAGCAGCCCAATGTGTCCTTTAACTTTTCGTTGCCATTTCTAAGAAAATCCTTACTTCTTTGTTGCAATGAAATGTCCATGCTACCTTCAATCAATGCCCCTTTGATCGAACACCTCGACTTAAGTCGTAACGAAATTCACTCGATTTCtagaaactcttttgaaaaattGTCTCGAGTTGGCTCAATCGATCTTCAAGACAATTTGATTGAGAGCATTCCAGAGCATGCGTTTACATCGTGTTCAAGACTAAGTGAAATAAATCTTGAGCATAATCGGATTGAGTTCATATCACGATCAGCATTTCTCAATCGTGGTAAAAGCTTGGCCATTCGTCTAGGTTGGAATCGCTTGATGACCATTCAACCATCTAGCTTTCCCCTACTCTCCAATATGATCTACCTTGACGCAAACCCTTGGCACTGCGACTGCAAACTGAAGAACCTCCAGAGATGGCTCCGGCAATCTGGTGTCCATGTAGTGAACTGTGCGACTCCTCGCTACAGAAACCAAAATCTGTTGCATATTCAATTGGACTCTTGTCCAAACCCTACTCCCGGCGTGGTAGCTCTCGAACCTTCTCCCTCTTTTGCGAGTCGTGGATTCTTGATAAAAGAAACAGAATATTTTGCTTTcgtttcttttcattttattgtattgTACTCATGGAATCTTTAGGTAAACTTATTGAAATTCTTAACCGAACCCATATGATATACTCGTTCTTTTATCGTTGATGTCCATTCTTTCAATAATTAgagtttgtaaatcaaacatcTTTGTTAGTGGTGTACTGGAGAGGGGGCTTGGGAtttgctaccccccccccccaccaataTGAATTTCAACCATGGTGGATttgtaatttaatattgataatgTCACTTGGTTTTTTATTTGTAAGCCctatttgaaaatgttattaattCTTAGGAAACTTACCAAAAATTCAGAGACACAGTTTTTTTAAGTTTGTCGTCTAAAATAGTGTTTAATTTCTTTGCAAAATGGAGGCATGACATGGCCTTTTAGCCTCTGCAAATCTGCACTTTTCTGCCTCCATTTcgcattttatttcttttaattcaggATTTATTGCATTTATGTTGGAGTCTTGTAACTGGTGAGTTGTCATGTTTATTTAGGTTGTTTCCTATATCTTTGTATTCTGTGAATTcttagtttctttttttttaggaatGATTAGTACTTCTTATAGACCTAAGTCTGTAGTcttagtttcttttttttgagGTATGATTAGTACTTCTTATAGACCTAAGTCTGTAGTcttagtttctttttttttgaggtATGATTAGTACTTCTTATAGACCTAAGTCTGTAGTCCCAGATACTAGATTTGTTGTCATGATACCTATCCTTACAACAGCCTGCCTTCTGGCATCAGTTATTAGGTTCTCATTACCCCAGTTACCAGGTCCAGAATGGAATTCCCTGAATACTAATCTTGCGGATCGTCTCCGACCTTTGCATAATGCCCTAGCAACAAGTGTGATCACGCCGGTTGAAGCAGGTTCCAACTTTGAGACTGTTCTTCAAAAGTTCTTTGCTGATATACCTAAGTTTGCTAATAATCAGAATGGACAGGCTTCATTCTTCCGTCGTGAACCAAAGCGGCTTGACGAGGCACGGAGAATGAAGAATCGTCTTCGCCGTCGCGCGTTCAAACAGTCCAGCACGAATGAAGATAGAGACAGGTTTTATGCAGCTCTTGCTAGTTACACACATTTTAAGAAAGAACGTGATCATCAAACTCATGAACGGAACGCAATTTATGAAGAAAGGTGTTTTAAAAGAAACTTTTGGGACTACAGCGAAAAGATTGTCAATGACTCTCTATACTCTCAACATGCCACGCCTACCTCCGATGTTGATACAGCCAACGAGTATCTTAAGTCTCGCTACAAATCGTCGTCTGCTATTGATCACGCCAGCTTATCGTGGATACCCCCGCTCAAAAACTCAGTGTCGGACTTTAATATGGACCCtatcagaccaaaagacattaaaaatgtcCTCCAAAAGAAAAGTTCACATTCTACCCCAGGTCCCGATGGTATTTACTATGGTATGCTTAAAAATTTGCCATGTACCCACCATTTTCTTGCAACCCTCTATAGTAAAATACTAAGAAACCCAGTCCCCCCACAATCTTGGTCTCGTAGTAGAGTATCATAATTGATACATAAGAGGGGCGATACAAATCTCCCAGAGAATTTTAGAATGATAGCACTATCAAACAAGACTggcaaaatatttcatcaaatactTGCTAATAGAATTGAATGTTTTGTAACAGAGAATGAATATATAGACCGTACTATTCAAAAGGGATTTTTGCATGGTATATCTGGCTGTCTTGATCACAATACAGTGGTACATGAAATTATCAACCATACAAAAAAATCCCGTAGAACTGCACATTTCACTTGGTTTGATCTAGAAGATGCTTTTGGTTCAGTACCACATGACCTTATCAAATTCAGTCTTGATCGTAATAAGATTCCTAATCCTATCACTGACTATGTCACGAATCTGTACTCTTCCCTTGACGGTTTTGTTTCAACCAAGGATTGGAATTCCCAGCAGTTTCGTTTTAGAAATGGTATATTTCAGGGAGATCCTTTATCACCAATAATTTTTCTCCTTTGTTTTAATCCATTAATTGAAACTCTCTCAGAGAATAGCCGATTCGGATATAAGTTAGATGGTCAAAAGTTCATCACTGCACCATTTGCAGATGACTTTTGTTTAATAACAGGAAATAAAAGAACCCATCAACGGCTCATGAATACAATCTCTTCTCGTATTTTGTCACTCGGGTAgaaattaaaacagaaaaaatgtaGAACCCTTTCAATATCAGGAGGTTCCTCAACtgatttgaaatttcaattggATAACATTGAGCTCGAAACCCTGAAAACGGAAGAGTTTAAATTTCTAGGCTCGTTTGTGACATATGACAACTCATCAGATGATATATTTCAATATGTAAAATCAATTATTGAAAGAGGTATCCAAAACATTGAAAAGGCTTTGATTCGTGATGAATACAAGCTGAAGGTATTTGCTGACTATTTTCTGCCATCACTGAGATTCCACCTTGAATCAATGAACTTACCGAAACCCACTTAAAGTCACTAGATGCATTGTGTAATCGATATCTAAAAAAGTGGTCTGGTCTTGCGAGACCAGCCACTTTGGCTTTCCTTCATATGCCAGAATGTCTAAATATACCCAACATTTCAGATCTCTATTACGAAGCTCAAACTCAGAATTATACTAGAATAAGAGCAACGGGGGATGCTAAAGCTAACCATTGCTTAGATGTTGCCCTTGAAAGAGAATCTCAGTGGACAAGAAAAAAGTCAACAGTTGTGAACAGTAATATTGTCTTTAAATCGCTTCCAGATACGAATGTCACACTCCCAAAAAAGATCACAAGATTGGCTTCTTCATGTCCAATCACTTTCAGTACAAGGCAAGTTTTTTGAATTGGCAAGCATGGAATCAAAATCTGCGGATTGGAAAAGTTTGATTTATAATCTACCAAATAAAGTTGCTAAGTTTCTCATGAATTCCCTTTCGGATACACTCAATACAAATGCAAATCTATCTCGCTGGGGGAAAATGTCTTCAGCAAATTGTAATAGATGTCAAAATAGAGAAACAGTACATCATGTGCTAAATGCATGCCCTATATCACTTGACGAAGGGCGCTACACTTGGCGTCATGACAACATCTTATTGTATTTGGCCGAATCTATTCAAGAAGGTATAAAGTCATTCGTGGATATTATGTACACagatcttaaaggggaatccaacccaaataaaaacttgtttttataaggaaaagacaaatcagacaagttgataggtgaaactttgaacaatattggacaaacaacaagaaagttatgaattttttaaagttgtaaatattggtaatcactatacccatggatacttcaaattggccgcatatgggatgtcatagtgatgtaaggcaaggactactcttgcatgtactccaatacatattatggctaaaatgtcattttcccccaaagttttattttaaattatatttttctttcatgaggacataaaacaatatactacctgggttacatatagattactgccccaggggaatgggtacttaggagacaaccacaaatccctgataataaagcacatggcctatgggaaagttgtccttgccccttgtcataatttacttacccagttgccaatttgaaatctacatagtattagtgatcttaagtttaaagcagctataactttcatattgcttgtccaatttctttcaaactttcaccattctgtttaattttttttcttcttcctaacacaacattttatggccaaggctggattcccctttaaggaagGGCGATGGACAAAGGAAGGAATATCTACCATACCACTAGAATGCACTCAAACAAATCTCATACCAGATATCTGCATTTTTTGGAGGAATACAAAGAAACTTCTCATACTCGAATTATCAGTcccttttaaaatgaatatatccAATGCACATGAGTTCAAATCAAACAAGTACGCCCCCCTAGTCACAGATATAGAAAGCAATGGATATTCAGTGGTATTCCTTCCTTTGGAAATCGGCTCTCGAGGCCACATCTCACCGGACAATGCAACGAGGCTAAAGCGGCTGCTGAAGGAAACTGGGAGTCCCGTCCATCTCAAACAATTccgaaaaaatatatcaaaattggCCATCGTGTCATCTTTTGTCATCTATTACTCCAAAAAACTGAATATGTGGGAAAACAAACTCCCTCTCCGTGTTTCAAGTACATAGACGGACTCCATTTTCCTTCCCTTTGCTGGCCTCGTTGCACTTCCCAGTACTTTTCTCCATATTGATTGTTGTAGTATATTCTAAAGTGTTTTTTTCTGGATATTGAATTTTATTACCCTGCATTTTCTCATTATAGAGAAATGTTAACCTCGTTGCACTTCCCAGTATTTTTCTCCATATTGATTGTTGTATTATattctaagtttttttttctgtatagtGAATTTTATTGCCCTGCATTTTCTCATTATAGAGAAATGTCCTGGGCGTATATTGTATTCctttaatgtgcagatttgcaAATAAAGTGATATATAACAACTATAGTTGCAAACCATCAATAATGCAAAGCTCCTTAAATTTTGGAGTCTGAAGACGAATCTAGGGATGGCCGAAGccaatttgaaaaaattggaaaagaagagaaaataaaggaaaatgggggaaaaaacaagaaaaaaatgacaataaacgGAGGAAGAACATTAAGAGGTCGGACGTGTTTTAAAAGTGCTCTGATATTTTGTGCAATTTTACCGTGTTTCCtgacattttgtgaaaacgaTTTATATGGTTGTATCAGAAACTGGATAGTGAATATCAACGACAGTGGCGGACCGTAACCCGAAGGAGAcaaatgattggaggggcactgtattctttgtgaacaatgctgtgcccctccaatgctttgtctccttcgggtcacggtccgccactgatcaACGATATACTCATTTTTCAATTGGATAATGGATCTTTTCGAACGTTTTTTTGCTTGCAATTTCGATCATTTTTTGGAGAGGAAAGTGTCCAGGGGCGTCGATTCATTTTTTAGATGGGGGAGCAAAATCATCATGAGtcataaatcacaaaacaaacaaactcacacatattatatatatatatatatatacattgtatattcacgagtaatgcaagTTTGCAATTCCA from Lytechinus pictus isolate F3 Inbred chromosome 2, Lp3.0, whole genome shotgun sequence carries:
- the LOC129278233 gene encoding putative nuclease HARBI1 — protein: MAAILVVAAAAEAEEVQPHPGRVLRDREQPLDSLTETQLLKRYRFGREAIFFIINLLTNQIAPPTERNQAIHPTLQVLISLNFFATGSVLESDANIHRIHRSTVSRIIHRVSQALCEHKSQFIKFPRTDEEIAANIQDFYRIARFPRVVGAVDGTHVCLHGCPLGPDEYVYTNRKGRSSINVQLACNTKFQIINVVARWPGSTHDSRVLQNSRLYRKYNNGELKGIILGDSGYPLMTWLMTPILNPQTPEEQAYNNAQCKTRSIIEQLNGQLKNKFRCLLGHGLQIRPNRACSIITACCILFNISKRFRQPAGDDNEDDHMIDDNMEGEINRERGDAAAIAVRAQIVQSFVV